From Calothrix sp. PCC 6303, a single genomic window includes:
- a CDS encoding ATP-binding protein yields the protein MAHSIKKSPASEAEVSKKETQMANLLEKKQNLLSLQSIKHLITNLKVQQKINLGYAIGLGFLISGNLIGLIISDRIYNHANESKLKIQRERKLLIDLQQSTLSLQLVPGFPLSSKKVVNSQDLKNIIIDKIERAKSSFKKLNQTAENSSIKGLKPVLLSYGAIFKSFIENLEAISRKNDFTKFSIRAVEDLSKNQTSLDTQKLINQITIFIQIAEAQQLKAEAELQHTYVLKTIIILLNLVLSVLCIYFISLYLNHAIASPVEALLSNFKRMNHQLNLDLKIKPNNINELIVYTDILNEISQQISDLKKSEKQLKTDAKIANQTQNQFLANMTHELRTPLNGILGYAQILSRSRNLTEEQKHGIHTIYQCGFNLLNMINDILDISKIDNNKIELNSQDFHFPSLIQGLVEFFRLQAEKKGIEFVYKKSDNLPIGLIGDQQRLRQVLVNLLNNAIKFTDTGQITLQVDTSYNLDNVLIHFAVSDTGIGIISEQQEKIFLPFEKLGNSHSQTSGTGLGLAISQTIVRMMGSEIKVQSQLGMGSLFEFAVECPISEDWTESIKNTANGKLIGYSGNPRKILVIDDNWENRSFIVSLLEPLNFIVSEAINGEEGLKKCFDMKPDLIICDLEMPIMSGWEFMTKIRYIEEFKNTIIIISSANRYNYDRDYEKNILAGANDLLLKPIQVEKLYLLLEKNLKLVWKYGDYDFDPYLEQNTYSNESSEILSQVEIIIPPVSDLTTLMKYVKKGQIKGIKQELEKIATKDIKYEAFVKTLNKYVKVLNIQKIRQFLQENIQK from the coding sequence ATGGCACACTCAATCAAGAAATCTCCTGCTTCTGAAGCAGAAGTTTCAAAAAAAGAAACTCAGATGGCAAATTTGTTGGAAAAAAAACAAAATTTGCTGTCCTTACAATCCATTAAGCATTTAATTACAAATTTGAAGGTCCAGCAAAAAATTAATTTAGGATATGCAATTGGTTTAGGGTTTCTAATTTCTGGAAACTTGATAGGGTTAATTATTAGTGATAGGATTTATAATCACGCAAATGAGTCTAAATTGAAAATTCAACGGGAACGTAAACTGTTGATTGATTTGCAACAGTCAACTTTAAGTTTACAATTAGTTCCAGGTTTTCCTTTATCTTCAAAAAAAGTTGTAAATTCTCAGGATTTAAAAAACATAATTATTGATAAAATAGAACGAGCAAAGAGTTCTTTCAAAAAATTAAACCAGACTGCTGAAAATTCATCCATCAAAGGTTTAAAACCAGTATTGCTGAGTTATGGAGCAATATTTAAATCATTTATCGAGAACTTAGAAGCTATTTCTAGAAAAAATGACTTCACAAAATTTAGTATTCGAGCGGTTGAAGATCTATCAAAAAATCAAACTAGTCTAGATACACAAAAATTAATTAATCAGATAACTATATTTATTCAAATTGCCGAAGCTCAACAACTAAAAGCAGAAGCAGAATTGCAGCATACTTATGTCTTAAAAACAATAATTATTCTATTAAATTTGGTTTTGAGTGTCTTATGTATATACTTTATTAGCTTATATCTTAATCATGCGATCGCATCTCCGGTGGAAGCTTTATTAAGTAATTTTAAACGGATGAATCACCAACTTAATTTAGATTTAAAAATAAAACCCAATAACATCAATGAATTAATAGTTTATACTGATATATTAAACGAGATTAGCCAACAAATATCCGACTTAAAAAAGTCAGAAAAACAGCTAAAAACTGATGCTAAAATTGCTAACCAAACTCAAAATCAATTTCTTGCAAATATGACCCATGAGTTACGAACTCCACTAAATGGAATTCTGGGTTATGCACAGATTTTATCTCGCTCTAGAAATTTAACTGAAGAGCAAAAACATGGAATTCATACTATATATCAATGCGGCTTTAATTTGCTAAACATGATTAATGACATTTTAGATATTTCTAAAATTGACAATAATAAAATAGAGTTGAATTCCCAAGATTTTCATTTTCCTTCTTTAATTCAAGGATTGGTAGAATTTTTCCGTCTTCAAGCAGAAAAAAAAGGCATAGAATTTGTTTATAAAAAATCCGATAATTTGCCCATAGGTCTTATTGGTGATCAACAAAGGTTACGTCAAGTATTAGTTAATTTGCTAAATAATGCAATTAAATTTACAGATACTGGTCAAATAACATTACAAGTAGACACAAGTTATAATTTAGATAATGTTTTGATCCATTTTGCAGTTTCCGACACTGGTATTGGTATTATCAGTGAGCAGCAGGAAAAAATATTTTTACCGTTTGAAAAACTGGGAAATAGTCATAGTCAAACATCCGGTACAGGATTGGGATTAGCAATTAGCCAAACAATTGTGCGGATGATGGGTAGCGAAATTAAAGTACAGAGTCAGTTAGGGATGGGTAGTTTATTTGAATTTGCAGTGGAATGTCCAATTTCTGAAGATTGGACTGAAAGTATTAAGAATACTGCCAATGGTAAATTAATTGGTTATTCTGGAAATCCTCGAAAGATTTTAGTTATTGATGATAACTGGGAAAATCGTTCGTTTATTGTTAGTCTATTAGAACCACTTAATTTTATTGTTAGTGAAGCAATTAACGGGGAAGAAGGTCTGAAGAAATGTTTTGACATGAAACCAGACCTAATTATATGTGATCTGGAGATGCCAATCATGAGTGGTTGGGAATTCATGACAAAAATCCGATATATAGAAGAATTTAAAAATACCATCATTATTATTTCCTCAGCAAATAGATATAATTATGACCGAGATTATGAAAAAAATATCCTAGCAGGAGCGAATGATTTACTACTTAAACCAATACAAGTTGAGAAGCTATATTTGTTATTAGAAAAAAACCTAAAATTAGTTTGGAAATATGGAGATTATGACTTTGATCCATATCTGGAACAGAATACATATTCTAATGAATCTTCAGAAATATTATCTCAGGTTGAAATCATAATTCCACCAGTGTCAGATTTAACAACACTAATGAAATATGTGAAGAAAGGACAAATTAAAGGAATTAAACAAGAACTAGAAAAGATTGCAACCAAAGACATAAAATACGAGGCATTTGTAAAAACTTTGAACAAGTATGTAAAAGTGTTGAATATTCAAAAAATTCGTCAATTTTTACAAGAGAATATTCAAAAATAG
- a CDS encoding response regulator: MLEKHLNSTTEITESVPTESFRLFDTILVIDDSLTNLEVLYATLSNLGYEVLVEMDGLSAIEQVKNNPPDLILLDIMMPKIDGFETCRRLQADPETKDIPIIFMTALTDSVEKVKGLKLGAVDYITKPFQQEEVLARIQVHIKLRRLNQELDEQKQQLEERVQARTAELSQTLEELKRTQLQLVHTEKISSLGQLVAGVAHEVNNPIGFISTNLYHANQYANDLINLVKLYQEKFPTPGNEIEEAIETIDLGHISEDLPRLISSMKLGSDRIRGIMQSLRNYSRTDGVEKKAIDIHEGIETTLMILQHRLNAQTYRSGIQIMKSYGNLPMIECYPGQLNQVFMNLLANAIDAIEEQMEGKEYDKGKSRSSDGEEFTPIIYISTSLDREYVSIQIKDNGQGIPESTREKIFQPFFTTKPEGKGTGLGLSICYQIVTEKHGGILDCNSSAETGTEFIIKIPLYHH, encoded by the coding sequence ATGTTAGAAAAGCACCTAAACAGCACTACCGAAATCACAGAATCAGTTCCGACAGAATCCTTCAGACTTTTTGATACTATTTTAGTAATTGATGATAGTTTAACTAATTTAGAAGTATTGTATGCTACCTTATCTAATCTTGGTTATGAAGTGCTAGTGGAAATGGATGGATTAAGTGCCATAGAACAGGTGAAAAATAATCCACCCGACTTGATATTATTAGATATCATGATGCCGAAAATAGATGGATTTGAAACTTGTCGGCGATTGCAAGCAGATCCAGAAACAAAAGATATTCCTATAATTTTTATGACTGCTTTAACTGATTCTGTGGAAAAAGTTAAAGGTTTAAAATTAGGTGCTGTTGACTATATTACTAAACCATTTCAACAAGAGGAAGTTTTAGCAAGAATTCAAGTACACATCAAACTCAGACGACTAAATCAAGAATTAGACGAACAAAAGCAGCAGTTAGAAGAAAGAGTTCAAGCCAGAACCGCAGAATTATCACAAACATTAGAGGAATTAAAAAGGACGCAGTTACAATTAGTTCATACGGAAAAAATATCATCATTGGGACAATTAGTAGCAGGTGTTGCCCATGAAGTGAATAATCCGATTGGTTTTATATCGACCAATTTATATCATGCCAACCAATATGCCAATGACTTGATTAATTTAGTTAAACTTTATCAAGAAAAGTTTCCGACTCCAGGAAATGAAATTGAGGAAGCAATCGAGACAATCGACTTGGGACACATCAGCGAAGATTTACCCCGTTTAATTTCCTCGATGAAGTTGGGAAGCGATCGCATTCGCGGTATCATGCAGTCATTGCGTAACTATTCCCGCACTGATGGAGTAGAAAAAAAAGCTATAGATATCCACGAAGGCATTGAAACTACATTAATGATTCTTCAGCATCGTCTCAATGCCCAAACTTACCGTTCGGGAATTCAAATCATGAAATCATATGGTAACTTACCTATGATTGAGTGTTATCCGGGACAGTTGAACCAAGTTTTTATGAATCTTTTGGCAAATGCAATAGATGCAATTGAAGAACAAATGGAAGGTAAAGAGTACGACAAAGGTAAATCCCGTAGCTCTGATGGAGAAGAGTTTACACCAATAATTTATATTTCTACCAGTCTTGATCGGGAATATGTCTCAATTCAAATTAAAGATAATGGACAAGGAATTCCCGAATCAACCAGAGAGAAAATTTTTCAACCTTTCTTCACCACAAAACCAGAAGGAAAAGGAACAGGTTTAGGACTTTCAATTTGTTACCAAATTGTTACAGAAAAACATGGTGGCATACTAGATTGCAATTCATCAGCAGAAACAGGAACAGAATTTATTATTAAAATTCCCCTATATCATCACTAA